The nucleotide window GCCCACAGGTCCACCATCCCCTCCGCGAGCTTGACCGCCACCGCCGTCCCGTCGATCACCGGCGCGTCGTCGATCTGCGTGACCTTGTTCACGCGCAGCAGCAGGTTGAGGATGCCGCACGCCGGGATCAGCACCTCGGCGCCCTCGGCGATCGAGCGCCGCCCGGCCTCGATGAACCGATCGATGATCGGCGCCGGCTCCGCGAACGCCTGCCCGAGATCCGGCAGCGACACGCGGCAGTACACGGGCCGGATCCCCCGCGGGGCGAGCCCGTACGCCGTCGCGTTCTCCCACACCCGCGCGCCCACGCGCTCGTTCCGGGTGATGAGCCCGAACCGCTCCCCGAGCGTCGTCGCCACGAGCATCGAGCTCTCGCCGATCGACACGACCGGGATGTCGAGCACGCTCCTGAGCTCCGTGAGCCCTGGATCGTCCCAGCAGTTCACCACGAACCCCGCGAACCCGTGCCGCTGCGCCTCGATCCCGTTCTCGATGATCTGCCGCGTGTGAAGATACTCGACGTACACGTAGTCGAGCTCCGGCACCATCACCCTCGCCCCATGCACCTCGATCTCCGCACCCGGCCGCGCGATCCCGCTCACGTGCTCCGCGAGCGCCCGCCGGTACACCTCATACCTCGCGTCCGTCTCGAGCGCCGCCGCACTCTGCACCCAAAGCCGCATCGCCAGTCTCCTTTCCGTCACCCTTCGCCACCGCCAGAGATCAGCACGACCCCTCACCCGCCATGATGGAGACGAGCGACGACACCGCGTCCGCTCGGTCCTCGAGGTGCGCGAGTACACCGAGCGCGCGCTCGGTGACAGAGCCGCGCCCGCCGGCGGCCATGCAGCTCCGGAACTTGCGCTCGGCGCCGCCGCCCGCGAGGTCTTCGCGGCACGTCTCCGGCGTCGCCTCGACGCCGACGCGCACGCCGCTCGCGAGCGCGACCTCGACGCGCGCCGGCGCGATCATCCCGGCTGCGCGCGTGCCGAGCGCCTCGTCAACGTCCACCTGCATGCGCCCGATCAGCCCTCGCGTCACCGGATCGCGCAGTCCTTCGGCGGAGAACGCCGCGAGCCCGACCTCGCCGGTCGCGAGCGCGGCGGCCACCGCGTACGGCAGGCTGAACTGGGCGACTGGCACCGTCGCAGGCGCGAACCGCACCGCGCGCGGCTCGACGACGATCGCCGCCGTCTTCGGCGCCACGGTGACGCGCACCGCGGCGATCGCCTCCACGGCGAGCGAATGCGCCGCGCGGAGCCGGAGCGCCGCCGCGATCGCGGGATGCGAGCACCGGCAGCACGGATACGGCTTCATGTCGGTCTCCACCGCGTGGAAGACTTCGCCGAGCCCGTCGACGACCGCCGACGCGTCCGCGATCCCATCGGCGCGCGCGAGCCCCCTCCGCCCCTCGAGGAAGTTCCACGGCCCGGTGATCCCGGCCGCCGCGAGGCACACCGCGCGGAGCGCCGCCTCGGCGACGAACCCCTGCTGAAGCCGGATCGAGAGCGCGCCATCCTCGTAGCTCTGGAGCTCGCCGGCCGAGAGGCAGAACGCGAGGCCAAGCGCGTGCCGCGTGCGCGCGACGTCGAGCCCCAGCATGCGCGCCGCGGCAACCGTCGGGCCGAGCACGCGCGAGAGGGGCACGCGCGCCGCGTCCGGGTCCGTCGGGCCCCGCCCGAGCGCGAGCCGAATCATCACCTCGGCGCCCACGGCGACGGCCGCGACGAGATCCGCGCCGGAGCCCCCACCCGCCAGCTCGCCGGCCGCGACCGCCGCGGGCACGAGGTACGCGCTCGGGTGGAACGGGATCGCGTCGAACACGTCGTCGAAGTCGAGCGCCCGCGAGGCCGACGCGTTGACGAGCACCGCGTGCGGCGAGGGGACGCGGTCGCGTGAGCCCCAGAGCGTCGCCTCGGGCTTCCCGCCCCAGGCGCGGACGAGCCCGCGCGCCTCGACGATCCCAGCCGCGTCGCGACCACCGATCGCGACCCCGATCGTGTCCATCACCGCTTGCGCCGCCCACGCGCGCATGGGCGCCGGCAGGTCGGCGACGGTCGTCTTCGTCGCGAACGCGAGGAGCGCATCGGTCGCGGCGCCCGCCTCGGTCACGCCCCGTACCTCGCGCGCGCCCGGCGGGCGACGTCGAGCGCCTGCTCGGCGCCCGTGCCGATGTACGTCTCCGCGTCGCAGAGCGTCTCGAGGTCGCGCGTGGTGAGGAGCGCGCGCACTTCCGCGCGCGCGCCGAGCGCCTCCGCGAGCGGGATCGACTTCGCGTAGCAGTCCATGGCCGCCTCGTAGACGAGCCGGTGCGCCGCCGGCTTGCCCAGCTTCTCCGCGAGCGCGATCATCACGCGTTCGGCGACGATGAGGCCGTGGGTCGACCGCAGATTCGCGAGCATCCGCGCCTGATCGACGACGAGTCCCTTCAGGATGTGCCGCGTGTCGTGGAGCGCCCGGGCGGCAAGCATGAACATCGCCGGCAGCGCGACGAAGCTCGCCGCGAAGAGCGAGGTGTCGTTCTCGTGCTCGATCTCCTGCGCGTCGAGCACGGAGACCGAGAGCCCCCGCAGCACCTTCGCGATGCCCCAGATGTTCTCGCAGCGAAGCGGGTTCCGCTTCTGCGGCAGGCTGCTCGACCCCACCTGGTCGCCGCTCCGGAAGCCCTCGCTCAGCTCGCCGACCTCGGTCTTCTGGAGGAGGTAGATCTCGTGCGCGATCTTGCCGAGCGACGATCCGACGCTCGCGAGCACGCCCGCGAGCTCCGCGTGGCGGTCGCGCTGGAGCATGTGCGTCACGATCTCCGGTACGCCGAGCCCGAGCGAGTCGAGCGCGAGCCGCTGGATCTCCTCGCCACGTGGACCGAACGCGGCCTGGGTGCCGACGGCACCGGTGAGGTTCCCGACGAGCACGCGCCCGCGACACGCGTCGAGCCGGTCGAGGTGCCGGCCCATCTCCGCCAGCCAGATGGCGAGCTTGAAGCCGAAGGTGATGGGCAGCGCGTGCTGGCCGTGCGTCCGGCCCGCCATGAGCGTCCGCGCGTGGCGCTCGGTCAGCTCGATGAGGAGCCGGTGGATGCCCTGGAGGTCCGCCTGGACGACCTCCACCGCCTCCTTCAGGAGGAGGGCGAGCCCCGTGTCGAGCACGTCCGGCGAGCTCGCGCCGTAGTGCACCCACTTCTCGGCGCCGTGCTCGATCACCGGCGACCAGCCGCGGAGGACGCCGACGATCAGGTGCCCGGCGCGCTTGATCTCGGCGCGCACGCGCTCCAGGTCGACGAGCTCGGCCTTCGCCTTGCGCGTGATCTCCTCGGCCGCCTCCGCCGGCACCATCCCGACCTTCGCCTGCGCGCGCGCGAGCGCGGCTTCGACGTCGAGCCACTTCTGAAGCAGGTTCCGCTCCTCCCACACCGCGCGCATCGCCGGCGTGTTGAACTCGGAGCCGAGCGTCACGTAGTCGAAGGCGCTCGAGGCCATGGTCAGACCTTCCCCTCGCGCTCGAGCTTCGTGCGGATGTCGTCCTCGAGCGCGCGCCGCAGCACCTTGCCGCCCTCGCCCGTCGTCGGCAGGTCGTCGAGGAGCTCGACGCGCTCGGGGAACTTGTACTTGGCGACGTCGCGCGCGGCGAGGAACTCGGCGAGGGACTCGACGGTGACCGTGGCGCCCGGCGCCGGCACGACGTACGCGCAGCAACGCTCGCCGAGCACGCGGTCGGGCATCTTCACGATCGCCATCTGCCGGACGCCGGGATGGTCCTGGAGGAGTCCCTCGACCTCCGTCGGGCTGATGTTGATCCCGCCGCGGATGACGATCTCCTTCTTGCGCCCGACGATCGTCAGATAGCCCGCCGCGTCGATCACGCCGAGGTCGCCGCTCCGGAACCACCCGTCGCCGTCAAACAGCTGCCGGTAGGCGTCCGGGTTGGCCCAGAAGCCGACCGAGAGGTTCGGCCCGCGGTAGACGAGCTCGCCTGGGGTGCCGACCGGCTGCGCATGCCCGGCATCGTCCACGATGCGCATCTCCATGCCGGGCATGAGGCGCCCCACGGTGCGGTAGCGCTTGTCCGGCGGGTCGTCCATCGAGGTGCAGGTCGGGATACCGCCCTCGACAGCGCCGTAGGCGCTCATCGTGACGCAGCCCATCCGGCGCTCGACCTCCTCGGCGGCGCTCGGCGGAATCGCGGCGCCCCCGTTGACGAAGAGGCGGAACGCGCGCAGGTCGTAGCGCTCGACGTCGGGCACCTGGAGCATCTTCACGATCTGTGTGGGCACGGCGATGGCCGCCGTCGCCCGCGTGTCGGCGAGCCAGCGGAGCGCGCCCTCGGGAGTGAAGTGCTCGAGGAGCGCCATCGTGCAGCCGGCGAGGATGGGCGCCGCGACGCCGATCCAGTAGCCGACGCCGCGCGCGATCGGCGCGAGTCCTGCCACGACGTCGGTCCCCGTCAGGAACCCGCGCGAGCCGACGAACTGCTTCGTCGTCGTGAGGAAGCAGTTGGGCGTCCGCACGACGAGCTTCGGCGCGGCCGTGCTGCCCGAGGTCGTCACGATGAGGTCCACGTCGTTCGGGCCGGGGCGGGCGGCGCGGAGCCGTTCCGCGGCGCGCGGGTCCACGGTGAGCCCGCCGAGCGGCGGCAGCGCGCGCCAGCCGTCGGGCACGCCGGCCGTCGGGCGCGCCGCCATGACTGTCCGGAGGCCGGGCAGCGCCTGGCGCATGGGCGCGTACTCCTCGACGTAGTCGCGCCCGCGGTACTGAGCGGGCGCGACGAAGCCCATCGCCGCCGTCGCGCCCAGCACGTACTCGACCTCCTTCCGCCGCCAGTCCGCCGGCATCGGGACCGCGACGGCGCCGATCTTCGCCAGCGCGAACCGCGTCGCGACGAACTCGCGCCAGTTCGGCAGCTGGATGCCGAAGCGGTCCCCCTTCGTCGCGCCGAGGTCCAGCAGGTGAAGCGCGAGCCCATCGACCGCCCGCCGCAGCTCCGCGTACGTGAGCGACCCGGACGCGTCGATGAGCGCCGGGCGGTCCGGCGCGCGCTCGGCCGTCTCGTCGAGGTAATCGGTCCAGATGCGCGAACCCCAGAAGCCCGCCTCCGTGTAGCGGGCGATCATCTCGGACGTGACGACAGTCTCAATGGGAATGATCGGTGGCTCCCTTGACGTCGGTGACCAGCGATTCGTGCAATGCGCCGAACTCCCCCGCTGCCCGCGCGCGAGCCCGGCGCCTCCGCACCAGCTGGACCGCGATCACCACCGCCAACGTGCCGGCGCCGAACGGGACCGTCGTGGCGGTGGGTCTCGTGAGAAGCAGCGCCGCACCGACCAGGAGGCCGCGCTCGAGCCAGGTCGCCCTGGTGAGCAGCCAGCCCTGGAAGGCCGCGGCAAGCGCGCCCGTCCCGAGGATCGCCGTGGTCGACACGAAGGCGACCTGGAGCAGCTCGCCCCTGAGCAGCAGCTCCGGGGCGTACACGAACATGTACGGGATCAGGAAGGCCGCGATCCCGATGCGGCAGGCCTCCCATCCCGTCTTCTGCATGCTCGCGCCCGCGATGCCTGCGGCCGCGAACGCCGCCATCGCGACCGGAGGCGTGATCCCGGAGATCGAGCTGAAGTAGAAGGCGAACATGTGCGCGCCCATGAGGGGCGCGCCGAGCTGGACGAGCGCCGGAACGACCAGCGTGGCGAGGATGATGTAGTCGGCGGTGGTCGTCAGCCCGAGCCCGAGGATGAACGAGGCGATCATCGTGAGGAACAGCGCGAACCAGAGCTGTCCGCCGGCGGCGTTGATCAGGAGCGTCGACAGGCGATCGCCCACGCCCGAGGCCGTCATCGCGCCGATGAAGATGCCCGCGCCCGCGCATGCCGTCGACACCGGCACGGCCAGCTTCGCGCCGTCGATGAGCACCCCGAGCAGCCGCCGGGGCTCCATCCGCGAACTCGGCCGCACGAAGCTCACGACGAACGCGGCGATCACGCTCCAGAATCCCGCGCGGATCACCGACGAGCCGTTCGCGAGCAGGCCGACCAGCACGAGCAGGGGCACGACGAGGTACCCCTCGTGCCGGAGCACGTGGAGCACCCGCGGCACCGCGTTCCGGTCGAGGCCGCGGAGATCGTGCTTGCACGCCTCGAAGTGCACCATGAGCAGCAGTGACACGTAGTAGAGGGTGGCGGGGATCGCCGCCGCGAGCGCGACGGTCGCGTAACTCACGCCGATGAGCTCGGCCATCACGAAGGCCGTGGCACCCATGACCGGCGGCATGATCTGGCCGCCCGAGGAGGCGACGGCCTCGATGGCGCCGGCGACGTAGGGCCGGTAGCCGATCTTCTTCATCAGCGGGATCGTGAAGGTCCCCACGCCGACGACGTTCGCGACGCTGCTGCCCGAGATCGTGCCGAAGAGGCCGCTCGCCATCACCGCGGCCTTCGCGGGGCCGCCGGTCTGCCGCCCGAACATCGCCATCGCGATGTCGATGAAGAATTTCCCGGTCCCGCACCGCATGAGGAACACGGCGAGGATGATGTAGAGCGTGAGGTAGTCGGCCATGACCATGATGGGCAGTCCGAAGATGCCCATCGAGAGGACGACCTCGATCTTCAGCAGCCCGTCCCACGGGGTCGGCGGCCCGTAGAAGATGAACGGGAAATGGTCGGCGAACAACGCGTGGACGAGGAAGAACACCACGACCAGGACGAGCACGATGCCGTCCGTGCGCCGGACCGCTTCGAGCACCAGCGCCATCAGCACGAGCGCCATCACGACGTCGAACGCGCTGAGGGGTTCCCACTCCTTCGAGAGAAAGGCGTCGACGTCGTGCAGCACCCACACCGTGACGGTGGCCACCGCCGCGAGCACGGCGCCGTCGACGGCACGCGCGGCCGCCACGGTGAACCGCCCCTTCGCGCGGAGTGGGAACACGAGGAACACGAGGAACAGCATCAGGGAGACGTGGACCATGCGGTGCGTCATCGCCTGAGGCTGCGCGAAGTACCCCATGAGGAGGTGATAGACACTGAAGACCAGCGCGGTGAGCGCGACGAGGAACGCGATGCCACGAGCCGACCACGGCCGGGACCGATCGAGGAAGTCGTCGAGCGAGCTGCGCCGGCTGGCGCCGGCAGACGTCTCGAGGTCGAGCGGCGTGTCGGAATCCATCGCCTACGGTCCGACCCGGAGCCCTTTCGCTTGGTAGTAGCGGGCGGCGCCGGGATGCACGGCAATCGTGTTGCCGCGGAGCGCCTGCTCGAACGTGATGGACTTCGCGAAGCCGCCGATCTTCTTGAACTCCTCGAGGTTGTCCCACAGCGCGGCGGTGATCCCCTCCGCCACGGCATCGGGCATGTTCGCCGGCACGATGAGGGCGGTGACGACGGAGAAGGTCCTGTAGTCCTCCTTCATCGCCTTGTAGGTGCCGGCCGGGATCACGTCGATCACGAGGCCCGGGATGCGGGTCGTGATCGCCTTCAGATACGCGTCGCCCAACGGGAGGAAGCGCAGGGTCATCCCCGTCTCCGCCTCGAGGATCCACGACGACGGTGCGCCGGTGTTCCGGTAGATCAGATCGATCTGGTTGTTCTTCATCATCTCGGCGGCCGGCCCGTCGCTGACGTAGTGGATGACGCCGCCGCGCTTCAAGAGATCCTCGACCGAGGAGCCGTAGATCTGGAGGCTCTGCTCGACGTGCCGGTACGTCTGGGAGCCCTTGCTGATCCCCTGGACCCGCACGGGCTTGGTCGCGATGTCCTTGAACTCCTTGATCTGGCTCTCGGCGCGCACGAACGCGTGCGCGGGCACCGTGTGGATCGACGCGAGGAAGCGGACGTTCTTCGCTTCCTTGCCCTTCCACTGGCCGAGCCCATGGGCGACCTCGTGCACGACGTCGGCGGTGGTGATGCCGAGCTGCGCCCGGCTGTCGTTCACGTTGACGACGTTCGCCACCGTGGCGCCGGGGCTCGCGCTCGCCGTGACGCCCTTGACCGACCGGTTGATGAGCTCCGCCAGCTTGCTGCCCGTGATGCCCCAGCTGCCCTCGGGCGTGCCGCCCACGATGCGCACGAACTTGTAGTCCCCCTGCGCGGCGGCGCCGGACGCGAAGGCGCCGAGGACGAGCAGTGTCACGAGACCGACCCTGAGGATCCTGTCCATCATTCTCTCCCTCTCCCGCGCGCGCCCTCGCCGTGTCCGGCGCCCGCGCGCCCTCGCGTTTCTCCGGGGGGCGGGGCACCCCGGGTGGACACCGCGAAGACGACCAGCACCGCGACGATGAGCGCGACCAGGAGCGCCGCGAACAGATGAAACCGCATGAGCTGGAGGTTCCGCATCCCCATGACGGTGAGGGCCACGAACAGCGCGACGAGCGCCGCCGCCTGGATCTTACCGGCGTGCCGCACCGGCTCGCCGCTCCGCCACCGCCTCGCGCAGGAACGTGACGACCGTGTCCGTGCGCGTATCGACGTCGAAGATCTCCCGCACGCCGAGCGCCTTGAGCGCCGCGACCTCGCGCTCGTCGGGGATGAAGCCGCCGGCGACGACGAGGATGTCGTCCGCGACGTGCTGCTCCCGGAGGAGCT belongs to Candidatus Rokuibacteriota bacterium and includes:
- a CDS encoding MmgE/PrpD family protein, giving the protein MTEAGAATDALLAFATKTTVADLPAPMRAWAAQAVMDTIGVAIGGRDAAGIVEARGLVRAWGGKPEATLWGSRDRVPSPHAVLVNASASRALDFDDVFDAIPFHPSAYLVPAAVAAGELAGGGSGADLVAAVAVGAEVMIRLALGRGPTDPDAARVPLSRVLGPTVAAARMLGLDVARTRHALGLAFCLSAGELQSYEDGALSIRLQQGFVAEAALRAVCLAAAGITGPWNFLEGRRGLARADGIADASAVVDGLGEVFHAVETDMKPYPCCRCSHPAIAAALRLRAAHSLAVEAIAAVRVTVAPKTAAIVVEPRAVRFAPATVPVAQFSLPYAVAAALATGEVGLAAFSAEGLRDPVTRGLIGRMQVDVDEALGTRAAGMIAPARVEVALASGVRVGVEATPETCREDLAGGGAERKFRSCMAAGGRGSVTERALGVLAHLEDRADAVSSLVSIMAGEGSC
- the purB gene encoding adenylosuccinate lyase, with the translated sequence MASSAFDYVTLGSEFNTPAMRAVWEERNLLQKWLDVEAALARAQAKVGMVPAEAAEEITRKAKAELVDLERVRAEIKRAGHLIVGVLRGWSPVIEHGAEKWVHYGASSPDVLDTGLALLLKEAVEVVQADLQGIHRLLIELTERHARTLMAGRTHGQHALPITFGFKLAIWLAEMGRHLDRLDACRGRVLVGNLTGAVGTQAAFGPRGEEIQRLALDSLGLGVPEIVTHMLQRDRHAELAGVLASVGSSLGKIAHEIYLLQKTEVGELSEGFRSGDQVGSSSLPQKRNPLRCENIWGIAKVLRGLSVSVLDAQEIEHENDTSLFAASFVALPAMFMLAARALHDTRHILKGLVVDQARMLANLRSTHGLIVAERVMIALAEKLGKPAAHRLVYEAAMDCYAKSIPLAEALGARAEVRALLTTRDLETLCDAETYIGTGAEQALDVARRARARYGA
- a CDS encoding AMP-binding protein, whose amino-acid sequence is MIARYTEAGFWGSRIWTDYLDETAERAPDRPALIDASGSLTYAELRRAVDGLALHLLDLGATKGDRFGIQLPNWREFVATRFALAKIGAVAVPMPADWRRKEVEYVLGATAAMGFVAPAQYRGRDYVEEYAPMRQALPGLRTVMAARPTAGVPDGWRALPPLGGLTVDPRAAERLRAARPGPNDVDLIVTTSGSTAAPKLVVRTPNCFLTTTKQFVGSRGFLTGTDVVAGLAPIARGVGYWIGVAAPILAGCTMALLEHFTPEGALRWLADTRATAAIAVPTQIVKMLQVPDVERYDLRAFRLFVNGGAAIPPSAAEEVERRMGCVTMSAYGAVEGGIPTCTSMDDPPDKRYRTVGRLMPGMEMRIVDDAGHAQPVGTPGELVYRGPNLSVGFWANPDAYRQLFDGDGWFRSGDLGVIDAAGYLTIVGRKKEIVIRGGINISPTEVEGLLQDHPGVRQMAIVKMPDRVLGERCCAYVVPAPGATVTVESLAEFLAARDVAKYKFPERVELLDDLPTTGEGGKVLRRALEDDIRTKLEREGKV
- a CDS encoding TRAP transporter fused permease subunit: MDSDTPLDLETSAGASRRSSLDDFLDRSRPWSARGIAFLVALTALVFSVYHLLMGYFAQPQAMTHRMVHVSLMLFLVFLVFPLRAKGRFTVAAARAVDGAVLAAVATVTVWVLHDVDAFLSKEWEPLSAFDVVMALVLMALVLEAVRRTDGIVLVLVVVFFLVHALFADHFPFIFYGPPTPWDGLLKIEVVLSMGIFGLPIMVMADYLTLYIILAVFLMRCGTGKFFIDIAMAMFGRQTGGPAKAAVMASGLFGTISGSSVANVVGVGTFTIPLMKKIGYRPYVAGAIEAVASSGGQIMPPVMGATAFVMAELIGVSYATVALAAAIPATLYYVSLLLMVHFEACKHDLRGLDRNAVPRVLHVLRHEGYLVVPLLVLVGLLANGSSVIRAGFWSVIAAFVVSFVRPSSRMEPRRLLGVLIDGAKLAVPVSTACAGAGIFIGAMTASGVGDRLSTLLINAAGGQLWFALFLTMIASFILGLGLTTTADYIILATLVVPALVQLGAPLMGAHMFAFYFSSISGITPPVAMAAFAAAGIAGASMQKTGWEACRIGIAAFLIPYMFVYAPELLLRGELLQVAFVSTTAILGTGALAAAFQGWLLTRATWLERGLLVGAALLLTRPTATTVPFGAGTLAVVIAVQLVRRRRARARAAGEFGALHESLVTDVKGATDHSH
- a CDS encoding TAXI family TRAP transporter solute-binding subunit, translated to MDRILRVGLVTLLVLGAFASGAAAQGDYKFVRIVGGTPEGSWGITGSKLAELINRSVKGVTASASPGATVANVVNVNDSRAQLGITTADVVHEVAHGLGQWKGKEAKNVRFLASIHTVPAHAFVRAESQIKEFKDIATKPVRVQGISKGSQTYRHVEQSLQIYGSSVEDLLKRGGVIHYVSDGPAAEMMKNNQIDLIYRNTGAPSSWILEAETGMTLRFLPLGDAYLKAITTRIPGLVIDVIPAGTYKAMKEDYRTFSVVTALIVPANMPDAVAEGITAALWDNLEEFKKIGGFAKSITFEQALRGNTIAVHPGAARYYQAKGLRVGP